In a genomic window of Gossypium arboreum isolate Shixiya-1 chromosome 7, ASM2569848v2, whole genome shotgun sequence:
- the LOC128295444 gene encoding protein MAIN-LIKE 2-like, with protein MQLTAADLVDSAICALVYMERVMQHANLQSTAKLVAKGDIMALFVDQVLQCYIRNMFGPSLLLIENYLREVGFWHVATIGWGCKLDPKLISALIERWRPETHTFHLPYGECTITLKDVHLQLGLLVDGYAVIGPASSTDWRAVCYELLGAIPDNINRGRIEMGWLRDTFPEPDNDSTELERIRYARAYILEMIGGYLMPELSRNLVHLR; from the exons ATGCAGCTTACAGCTGCAGATCTCGTGGATTCAGCTATTTGTGCTCTGGTTTATATGGAAAGAGTCATGCAACATGCAAATCTGCAGAGCACTGCAAAACTGGTTGCCAAGGGAGACATTATGGCATTG ttTGTAGATCAGGTGTTGCAATGCTACATCCGTAATATGTTTGGTCCTTCATTGCTGTTGATCGAGAATTACTTGCGGGAAGTGGGATTTTGGCACGTGGCCACGATAGGCtgggggtgcaagttggacccgaaactaATCAGTGCAttgatagagaggtggagacccgagacgcACACTTTTCATCTTCCATAcggagagtgtactatcactctgAAAGACGTGCATTTGCAATTGGGATTGCTGGTGGATGGGTACGCAGTTATCGGGCCTGCATCATCTACTGATTGGAGAGCCGTATGCTACGAGCTTTTGGGTGCTATACCGGATAATATTAATAGAGGTCGAATCGAGATGGGAtggttacgagacacattccCGGAGCCGGATAATGATTCGACTGAACTcgaaagaatacgatatgctcgGGCATATATTCTTGAGATGATTGGAGGTTATTTGATGCCGGAATTGTCAAGAAACCTCGTACATCTGAGATGA
- the LOC108485898 gene encoding uncharacterized protein LOC108485898 isoform X4 — protein sequence MESNKQIGTSSSFTAHLFGSKESSPSSKGIFSSIFPPPSMVGGRNSSSSQVLESWPKQPLEGSDWRHGMQASVAESATYTKANKDSNSVFQEERMEPFHLSSSLYYGGRDIYGYSSSTQASTSYPIFKKDGEDDPNGSNSQDASTGNWWQGSVYH from the exons ATGGAAAGTAATAAACAAATTGGTACTTCTTCCTCATTCACTGCTCACCTATTTGGTTCCAAGGAATCATCACCATCGTCAAAAGGGATTTTCAGTTCCATTTTCCCACCTCCATCAATG GTGGGTGGGAGAAACTCTTCAAGCTCTCAGGTGTTAGAATCATGGCCAAAACAGCCTTTAGAAGGATCAGACTGGAGACATGGAATGCAAG CTTCAGTTGCAGAGAGTGCAACATATACCAAAGCCAACAAAGACAGTAACTCTGTTTTTCAGGAAGAAAGGATGGAACCATTCCATTTAAGTTCATCTCTTTACTATGGAGGCCGAGACATATATGGTTATTCTTCAAGTACACAAGCTTCTACATCATATCCTATT TTCAAGAAAGATGGAGAAGATGACCCTAATGGAAGCAATTCACAAGATGCTTCTACAGGAAACTGGTGGCAAG GTTCGGTATATCATTAG
- the LOC108485898 gene encoding uncharacterized protein LOC108485898 isoform X2: MFFLWEFTFFVYREGKEMESNKQIGTSSSFTAHLFGSKESSPSSKGIFSSIFPPPSMVHVGGRNSSSSQVLESWPKQPLEGSDWRHGMQVAESATYTKANKDSNSVFQEERMEPFHLSSSLYYGGRDIYGYSSSTQASTSYPIFKKDGEDDPNGSNSQDASTGNWWQGSVYH; this comes from the exons atgTTCTTTCTCTGGGAATTCACTTTTTTTGTATACAGAGAAGGAAAGGAAATGGAAAGTAATAAACAAATTGGTACTTCTTCCTCATTCACTGCTCACCTATTTGGTTCCAAGGAATCATCACCATCGTCAAAAGGGATTTTCAGTTCCATTTTCCCACCTCCATCAATGGTACAT GTGGGTGGGAGAAACTCTTCAAGCTCTCAGGTGTTAGAATCATGGCCAAAACAGCCTTTAGAAGGATCAGACTGGAGACATGGAATGCAAG TTGCAGAGAGTGCAACATATACCAAAGCCAACAAAGACAGTAACTCTGTTTTTCAGGAAGAAAGGATGGAACCATTCCATTTAAGTTCATCTCTTTACTATGGAGGCCGAGACATATATGGTTATTCTTCAAGTACACAAGCTTCTACATCATATCCTATT TTCAAGAAAGATGGAGAAGATGACCCTAATGGAAGCAATTCACAAGATGCTTCTACAGGAAACTGGTGGCAAG GTTCGGTATATCATTAG
- the LOC108485898 gene encoding uncharacterized protein LOC108485898 isoform X5 produces the protein MFFLWEFTFFVYREGKEMESNKQIGTSSSFTAHLFGSKESSPSSKGIFSSIFPPPSMVGGRNSSSSQVLESWPKQPLEGSDWRHGMQASVAESATYTKANKDSNSVFQEERMEPFHLSSSLYYGGRDIYGYSSSTQASTSYPIFKKDGEDDPNGSNSQDASTGNWWQGSVYH, from the exons atgTTCTTTCTCTGGGAATTCACTTTTTTTGTATACAGAGAAGGAAAGGAAATGGAAAGTAATAAACAAATTGGTACTTCTTCCTCATTCACTGCTCACCTATTTGGTTCCAAGGAATCATCACCATCGTCAAAAGGGATTTTCAGTTCCATTTTCCCACCTCCATCAATG GTGGGTGGGAGAAACTCTTCAAGCTCTCAGGTGTTAGAATCATGGCCAAAACAGCCTTTAGAAGGATCAGACTGGAGACATGGAATGCAAG CTTCAGTTGCAGAGAGTGCAACATATACCAAAGCCAACAAAGACAGTAACTCTGTTTTTCAGGAAGAAAGGATGGAACCATTCCATTTAAGTTCATCTCTTTACTATGGAGGCCGAGACATATATGGTTATTCTTCAAGTACACAAGCTTCTACATCATATCCTATT TTCAAGAAAGATGGAGAAGATGACCCTAATGGAAGCAATTCACAAGATGCTTCTACAGGAAACTGGTGGCAAG GTTCGGTATATCATTAG
- the LOC108470638 gene encoding uncharacterized protein LOC108470638 isoform X2, with the protein MFTNDQRQQERTGQYGTSRQQYLQELVNQFQNTSDEDCITEPNEKLMEFGIGGICNSCVDPANAAIITQCGGIPLVIKCLSSPVRNTVNYALGALYYLCNKSNREEILKPEVIDVIERYAAAQTVNASFSNLAKAFLDKHVS; encoded by the exons AGCAAGAAAGAACTGGACAATATGGAACTTCAAGGCAACAATATCTTCAG GAATTGGTGAATCAGTTTCAGAACACGTCTGATGAAG ATTGCATAACAGAACCAAACGAGAAGCTTATGGAATTTGGAATTGGAGGCATCTGCAATTCTTGTGTGG ATCCAGCTAATGCTGCTATTATCACTCAGTGTGGTGGAATCCCTCTTGTCATTAAGTGTTTATCAAGCCCAGTCAGAAATACA GTGAATTATGCTCTGGGAGCCCTTTATTATCTTTGTAACAAGTCTAACAGGGAGGAGATTCTGAAGCCTGAAGTAATTGATGTCATCGAGAGGTATGCTGCAGCTCAAACTGTAAATGCAAGCTTCAGTAACCTGGCCAAAGCATTTCTTGACAAGCATGTATCTTGA
- the LOC108487085 gene encoding uncharacterized protein LOC108487085, whose product MFRPKYMFSPPPSSAPSPSVRLGHKISITTIHVMALDGIVNVNSLFTFAIFLGLAWYPIPTLIDPSSPASCAAGSNIAENLISCHVYSFSSFLFSSLIALAIKQAIKISKDSNDLAAHGVGASLVDVNLMALRVGMLVSSFGSVLGCGFLMMALVALVQIKLGTLGCGSIYTFAAIGPLVVLVPSALVIYICIVLYAFTR is encoded by the coding sequence ATGTTTCGGCCGAAATATATGTTTTCTCCTCCACCTTCCTCCGCCCCATCTCCGTCGGTCCGGCTAGGCCACAAGATCAGTATCACCACGATCCATGTAATGGCACTAGACGGGATAGTCAACGTCAACTCACTCTTCACCTTCGCTATATTCCTTGGCCTTGCATGGTACCCCATCCCCACCCTCATAGACCCCAGCTCCCCCGCCTCTTGCGCTGCTGGTTCCAACATCGCTGAGAACCTCATTTCATGCCACGTCTACTCCTTCAGCTCTTTCCTCTTCTCCAGCTTAATTGCATTAGCCATCAAACAAGCCATAAAGATAAGCAAAGACAGCAATGACTTGGCAGCGCATGGGGTTGGTGCCAGTCTTGTGGATGTGAACTTGATGGCATTGAGGGTTGGGATGTTGGTTTCGAGTTTCGGTTCGGTTTTGGGATGTGGGTTTTTGATGATGGCTTTGGTGGCTCTGGTTCAGATTAAGCTGGGGACTTTGGGTTGTGGGAGTATCTACACTTTTGCTGCCATTGGTCCTCTGGTAGTTTTGGTCCCTTCGGCTCTTGTTATCTATATTTGTATTGTTCTTTATGCCTTTACTCGTTAG
- the LOC108470638 gene encoding uncharacterized protein LOC108470638 isoform X1, protein MFTNDQRQQERTGQYGTSRQQYLQELVNQFQNTSDEETKEKIAANLANFAYDPYNYSFLRQLNVLELFLDCITEPNEKLMEFGIGGICNSCVDPANAAIITQCGGIPLVIKCLSSPVRNTVNYALGALYYLCNKSNREEILKPEVIDVIERYAAAQTVNASFSNLAKAFLDKHVS, encoded by the exons AGCAAGAAAGAACTGGACAATATGGAACTTCAAGGCAACAATATCTTCAG GAATTGGTGAATCAGTTTCAGAACACGTCTGATGAAG aaacaaaagaaaagattGCTGCAAACTTGGCAAACTTTGCTTATGATCCATATAATTATTCTTTCTTGCGCCAG CTCAATGTTTTGGAACTCTTCCTAGATTGCATAACAGAACCAAACGAGAAGCTTATGGAATTTGGAATTGGAGGCATCTGCAATTCTTGTGTGG ATCCAGCTAATGCTGCTATTATCACTCAGTGTGGTGGAATCCCTCTTGTCATTAAGTGTTTATCAAGCCCAGTCAGAAATACA GTGAATTATGCTCTGGGAGCCCTTTATTATCTTTGTAACAAGTCTAACAGGGAGGAGATTCTGAAGCCTGAAGTAATTGATGTCATCGAGAGGTATGCTGCAGCTCAAACTGTAAATGCAAGCTTCAGTAACCTGGCCAAAGCATTTCTTGACAAGCATGTATCTTGA
- the LOC108485898 gene encoding uncharacterized protein LOC108485898 isoform X6: MFFLWEFTFFVYREGKEMESNKQIGTSSSFTAHLFGSKESSPSSKGIFSSIFPPPSMVGGRNSSSSQVLESWPKQPLEGSDWRHGMQVAESATYTKANKDSNSVFQEERMEPFHLSSSLYYGGRDIYGYSSSTQASTSYPIFKKDGEDDPNGSNSQDASTGNWWQGSVYH, translated from the exons atgTTCTTTCTCTGGGAATTCACTTTTTTTGTATACAGAGAAGGAAAGGAAATGGAAAGTAATAAACAAATTGGTACTTCTTCCTCATTCACTGCTCACCTATTTGGTTCCAAGGAATCATCACCATCGTCAAAAGGGATTTTCAGTTCCATTTTCCCACCTCCATCAATG GTGGGTGGGAGAAACTCTTCAAGCTCTCAGGTGTTAGAATCATGGCCAAAACAGCCTTTAGAAGGATCAGACTGGAGACATGGAATGCAAG TTGCAGAGAGTGCAACATATACCAAAGCCAACAAAGACAGTAACTCTGTTTTTCAGGAAGAAAGGATGGAACCATTCCATTTAAGTTCATCTCTTTACTATGGAGGCCGAGACATATATGGTTATTCTTCAAGTACACAAGCTTCTACATCATATCCTATT TTCAAGAAAGATGGAGAAGATGACCCTAATGGAAGCAATTCACAAGATGCTTCTACAGGAAACTGGTGGCAAG GTTCGGTATATCATTAG
- the LOC108485898 gene encoding uncharacterized protein LOC108485898 isoform X3 has translation MESNKQIGTSSSFTAHLFGSKESSPSSKGIFSSIFPPPSMVHVGGRNSSSSQVLESWPKQPLEGSDWRHGMQASVAESATYTKANKDSNSVFQEERMEPFHLSSSLYYGGRDIYGYSSSTQASTSYPIFKKDGEDDPNGSNSQDASTGNWWQGSVYH, from the exons ATGGAAAGTAATAAACAAATTGGTACTTCTTCCTCATTCACTGCTCACCTATTTGGTTCCAAGGAATCATCACCATCGTCAAAAGGGATTTTCAGTTCCATTTTCCCACCTCCATCAATGGTACAT GTGGGTGGGAGAAACTCTTCAAGCTCTCAGGTGTTAGAATCATGGCCAAAACAGCCTTTAGAAGGATCAGACTGGAGACATGGAATGCAAG CTTCAGTTGCAGAGAGTGCAACATATACCAAAGCCAACAAAGACAGTAACTCTGTTTTTCAGGAAGAAAGGATGGAACCATTCCATTTAAGTTCATCTCTTTACTATGGAGGCCGAGACATATATGGTTATTCTTCAAGTACACAAGCTTCTACATCATATCCTATT TTCAAGAAAGATGGAGAAGATGACCCTAATGGAAGCAATTCACAAGATGCTTCTACAGGAAACTGGTGGCAAG GTTCGGTATATCATTAG
- the LOC108485898 gene encoding uncharacterized protein LOC108485898 isoform X1, with the protein MFFLWEFTFFVYREGKEMESNKQIGTSSSFTAHLFGSKESSPSSKGIFSSIFPPPSMVHVGGRNSSSSQVLESWPKQPLEGSDWRHGMQASVAESATYTKANKDSNSVFQEERMEPFHLSSSLYYGGRDIYGYSSSTQASTSYPIFKKDGEDDPNGSNSQDASTGNWWQGSVYH; encoded by the exons atgTTCTTTCTCTGGGAATTCACTTTTTTTGTATACAGAGAAGGAAAGGAAATGGAAAGTAATAAACAAATTGGTACTTCTTCCTCATTCACTGCTCACCTATTTGGTTCCAAGGAATCATCACCATCGTCAAAAGGGATTTTCAGTTCCATTTTCCCACCTCCATCAATGGTACAT GTGGGTGGGAGAAACTCTTCAAGCTCTCAGGTGTTAGAATCATGGCCAAAACAGCCTTTAGAAGGATCAGACTGGAGACATGGAATGCAAG CTTCAGTTGCAGAGAGTGCAACATATACCAAAGCCAACAAAGACAGTAACTCTGTTTTTCAGGAAGAAAGGATGGAACCATTCCATTTAAGTTCATCTCTTTACTATGGAGGCCGAGACATATATGGTTATTCTTCAAGTACACAAGCTTCTACATCATATCCTATT TTCAAGAAAGATGGAGAAGATGACCCTAATGGAAGCAATTCACAAGATGCTTCTACAGGAAACTGGTGGCAAG GTTCGGTATATCATTAG